The stretch of DNA AGGGTGCACGTCCCTTCTTACCAAACCACATGACTTTGGTCTTAGAGGCATTTAATTGTAGATGCAGACTAGACAAAGCCTTTTGGATTTTATTGAAACTGTGCTGAAGCTTTTGACGGACTACGTCTGGAGAGGGGCCAATAGAGTAGAGGAGTGTGTCATCTGcgtacagatggatggatgaatccACTACTGAACTTGCTATATTATTGATATAGATGGAGAAAAGAGTAGGGCCAAGAATTGATCCCTGAGGGACACCTTTGGTGACCGGGAGAGGTTGCGAGAGAAGTTGCTCTGCTCTCACACAGAGTGCAATGTGTGAGAGCAGAGCAACTTCTCTCGCAGCCTCTCCCggtttttgatttgatttgaggGTACAGTGTGTCACATGGTGGAACAGAAGAGAGTAggaaagaatatataaaaaaaacaagacaaaaaaggTCAATATTATCATCACTTTTTTGaccctgtgtttgtttactattagcgttcaattaaatgtattttctgcaTTGATTCATTCCATCTCTCTCCAGCGAATCAGCCTCACTCGAAGGTCTGCATGCACGCCTACCTCTTCCCATTTCCTGTGTCTCATCAGACCCACAACGCCACGGAGTATGAAACGGCCATAAGTAAGTGTCCGTTTATCAATTTAGATTTGCCTCTCTGCACAGATTGAGTTCACCACTCCTCAGTGATGTAATTGTCCGCGGTCCAGTCTACAGAGGTTTCTGGAGCATCTTTATGCTCATCGGCGTGGCAGCCGTCGTGCTCGGCGGGTTCTTCATCATCTGCGCTGCTCCGTTCGCCAGCCACCGGTTGTACAAGGCCGGCGGCGGCCTCTTCCTGGCCTCCGGTAAGGTTTGAAAGTAACCAAGTTATTTAAGTACaactttgaggtacttgtacttgacTTATCTCTCCTTTTATACTTTTATCTATAGGAActattacattttcaaataaggATTTTAGATATATTACATGTTTATAGATCTATTACATTGTTAAGTATTACACAATAGAGACATTTCCCCTGTGGACTCCTCAAGATGATTTACTTCAATTTACAGTATGTGACCCGATGAAGAAGCATTTTAATTTCGTGGAAAAGTACACATTTGGGAATAGTCAATGTACAGATGTATCATGTGACCCTTTGCTAAAGGATGCAGGAGTATTAAGAAACCTAATAATGTCATATATAATGAAATATCTCTCACATTGGCCATTTTCAGCAGAACATAGCAGACGTTTTttaggacttttacttgtgttGGTGTATTTTAACATTGGTATGTTGGTACTCTTACTTacgtaaaggatctgaatacttctccCACCACTggttgcatatttatttatagtttttggATCCATCGGCTTATGAGAATCCTCATCTCTGCTGCTCTTCCCTGCACCAGGTCTTTTTCTGCTCTGTGTGGTGGTGATGTACGTCCTGTGGGTGCAGGTGTTGGATGTGGTGGACGTCTACGTAGACCACCAGCGCTCGACAGTGTGTCCAGACTTCCAGCTGTCCCTCAACTATGGGCTGTCCTTCATGTTTGCCCCCGTCGGCAT from Cyclopterus lumpus isolate fCycLum1 chromosome 21, fCycLum1.pri, whole genome shotgun sequence encodes:
- the tmem182a gene encoding transmembrane protein 182, whose product is MDLLVRVVVTMERGDVVMQEGTSGVTLYHEGFFWRCSFGGNVGDDNLMWKLWFTNQPHSKVCMHAYLFPFPVSHQTHNATEYETAIIYRGFWSIFMLIGVAAVVLGGFFIICAAPFASHRLYKAGGGLFLASGLFLLCVVVMYVLWVQVLDVVDVYVDHQRSTVCPDFQLSLNYGLSFMFAPVGIFFCLLAGLLFLLIGRTIQINYH